The Halomonas sp. KG2 genome contains a region encoding:
- the fghA gene encoding S-formylglutathione hydrolase: MSMSETLELVSANRSFGGWHKRYRHYSRALDCDMVFAVYLPPQAESERVPLLWWLSGLTCNDENFMQKAGAHRIAAELGVAIVCPDTSPRGTDLPGEHESYDLGSGAGFYVNATQAPWKSNYRMYDYVIEELPSVVRQHFPVNGRESISGHSMGGHGALILALRHPGRFRSVSAFAPIVNPMNCPWGQNAFTSYLGDDQSRWRQYDACELVANGASRQRLFIDQGEADQFLDEQLMPERLEAVCEEHDHPLTLRRQPGYDHSYFFIASFIEEHMRYHAEHLMKR, encoded by the coding sequence ATGAGCATGAGTGAAACTTTAGAACTAGTGTCTGCCAATCGCAGTTTTGGTGGCTGGCACAAGCGCTACCGCCACTACTCCCGGGCGCTGGATTGCGACATGGTGTTCGCGGTTTATCTGCCTCCCCAGGCAGAGAGCGAGCGCGTGCCGCTGCTTTGGTGGTTGTCAGGTCTAACCTGTAACGATGAAAACTTTATGCAGAAAGCGGGCGCACACCGTATTGCTGCTGAGCTAGGGGTGGCGATTGTTTGCCCCGATACCAGCCCACGCGGCACCGATCTGCCCGGTGAGCATGAAAGTTACGATCTAGGATCGGGTGCGGGTTTTTATGTGAACGCCACTCAAGCCCCCTGGAAATCGAATTACCGCATGTATGATTACGTGATTGAAGAGCTGCCTTCGGTAGTGCGTCAGCACTTCCCTGTAAACGGGCGTGAGTCGATCAGTGGCCACTCCATGGGCGGTCACGGCGCATTAATCCTGGCATTGCGTCACCCTGGCCGGTTCCGTTCGGTTTCCGCTTTTGCGCCTATTGTTAACCCAATGAACTGTCCTTGGGGGCAAAATGCGTTTACCAGCTATTTAGGCGACGACCAGTCGCGCTGGCGCCAGTACGATGCCTGTGAGCTGGTAGCTAATGGTGCCTCTCGTCAACGGCTATTTATCGATCAAGGTGAGGCCGACCAGTTCCTGGATGAGCAACTGATGCCGGAGCGTCTGGAAGCTGTGTGTGAAGAGCATGATCACCCACTGACGTTGCGCCGCCA